Within the Seriola aureovittata isolate HTS-2021-v1 ecotype China chromosome 24, ASM2101889v1, whole genome shotgun sequence genome, the region CTGCAAGAAATACTTATACAAGATGGTGTGGCGTAGCATAGTAATTAAACAGAGTGAGACCAAGCTATAAAGCATCTGTTACCACATCTAAATGAGCTGCAAACAGGTATTCAATTTGcttgcaaacacaaaacatgtcggcaaaaaaactgaaaactataCCGCAAATGTGACTGCCGAAGAACAGGCTTCTTTTTATTGTCTGCTTCTATAACACTTCAAGTGGACATTGAGATGTATTGGACCTGTGCCACAACTGGAACATGACACAGCCGCGTCAAGTGGACATCCAGTGTTACACTAGTTTTAGGGTTTACCTCTTTCAACAACTTTTAAGGCATGTCAGTTCACATCATGATTCTCCCTAATATGGcagcaacaaacacacctgaatTTGTGGGTCATAGACATGCTTTGACCTGCAAAAGAATCTGATAAGTTGTGAAATATGCCTTTGTTTGAACTGTACTGCTGGTCTAACCCTAagcttttgattttaaaatctgattggTCCTCTTAAGAACTGTTATGTTTCCCAGTCGGTGTGTCTAGTGTCACCAGACGGACAGTGTCGTATAAGGACAGGCTTGCAAAAGTCGCTCCTTTGAGACTTCTCAGTCGTCGGTGTATGTGATTAGCCGTGTCAGTGCCTCGGCATGTTGTtgtccctcttctcctccccctctctttgcaggagagagaggattaACTGACCGTCTGGTCCATACAGGattccacctctctcctctctgtgggtTGGCTATGTTTTGGCAGAgacgcatacacacatgcagcacaaaGGCTGGCTCTTTCACAGCTGATTGCTGATGGCAGACGGgccccacacaaacacagaggaagagacattCAAGGCCGGTCACTTGGAAACCCCAGCTCAGCACTACATTCTCCATAACCACTCCTGTCTCAGAAAGTCAGTGAGGCCGCTACTCTTGAAACCAACACAAAGTCTTAATTCATCTGTCAGTGAACCATGAACAGGTTATTTTGCTGAAGTGCCTTTGTGCACTTTTAAGTGTAGTTGGAGATGTTGCCATTAAAGCTGGCTTCATTTAGTGTTACTAAATTTGTTGCAGAATCTTCTCACAAAAACATCTCAGTACTTGGATTAAGTGCAAGTCTGTTTTGCTAAATTAAGGGTCACTGAGTTCAAAACTCTATGGCAGTGCTCTCCAACCTTTTTAAGCCCAACGTCCCTGACCTCGGCCTTGAGGAAAGGCAAGATCTACCTACTAAAATGTTGAGAGGACAAAGGCAGCCCAACTTGAGGGCTTGTATTTAAGATACTTGTATTGTAATTGTGCCAGTTTCACCACCAGTGTTATTACATGAGCCCATGACCCTCCTAGCCAAGCAACACATATACTCTGCACTGCTTGGGGCCCCATCAGTTTTAAACTCATTGTAAATATTCTCACCTCTTGTTCTCGGAACATGTGTAGAATTCAGAATTCTTTTCACAGTCATAATATATTGGGTATGCAGGACATACGTGGTGTAAAAAATGAAGGGTGGAGGTGTCAATTCTCATTACCCCTGTTTTTGGGTTTTGGTTCCTCTTGgttgaaaattatatttatttgtgtaggCCTGCTGCAGTGGTATGAAATGGGAAGGAATTACTTTTTGTCTGATTGCAGCTTCTGATAAAACCTGGAAAATATAATTGTTGATCcttgttgaatattttttcacacTTGTCTGTGTGAGTTAGCAAGTTAGCAATAGCTCATGTTCTACTATGTAACAACATCCACAGCATCCTCGTTGAAATGATGTTGACAGGGCTGTGTTGTAATAATAAGCCCCTAATGTAATTGGATGTCAGTCATTGCTGTTGAGTGCCCAGAGAGCTACATGAAGACTTGCATCCATAAAGCATCCCATATTCAATTCAAGGAATCATGCTAAAAACTGATCCAGGACTAAAAATGCTCCGACCTCAAAGTAGGCCTTgagttatttatgaagctttgtacacacactcagcagaaAGTAGCAGTTTTCAGGTGAGAGTAACATTACCAAGAACTATAACATAATGACATATTTCCTGTATTGTTATATCGTGCAgtcaacacatttaaaagataaaacttagtgaagaacatttttttctttgttaaataaatCAGTCTACATTTCAACACCTCTTTGAAAGCGTATACACATCTTTCCTGTTATTTGCTTGTTACCCTGATTTCACctcagtcttttgtttttccacccCTGCAGATAACTGGCATATATTTCCCAGACATGGATCAAGCCTTGGTCTTGATGGTGACTTAAAATAAAGGGCCTCTCTGTATGGAATCTGCATTGAGAGACATATTGGCAACAAGCATGCCAAAGAGATTTGGTCTGAAAGAGcacacaatatttattttaatgcagcAACTAGAGGCAAAATACAATCACTTAGTCACTTAAGATGTAATCTTTTTCTGGGAAGCTGTCCACATTTTCCAACCAAAATAAAGCTCTGCCTTAAGCAGGTTAGGTTGTGAAAATGTGGGTTAAAATTTAGtccctttttaaaataatgttgtaTAAATAGTCGGTTGCACATTGCAGTAATAGTGTAGGCGATGCTGGAGTGTTCATGCAAAATGCCTATAGTGTAGAGAAAGTGCTGCAACTTTTCATGGGTAATTAataagagggagacagaggcagaTACATTGTGGTCAGAGCTCTATGTGGCAGGGGGGGGTCCAGCTATATGCTGCATAGACACAAGTTTCATGGATTATTCATTGCattgaaagacagagagagggatgaaagcAGTAGACGTTGAAGAAATAAAGAGGGGAGAAAGGGAAATGCAAAGTAAGCGTTCCTGAGGTTTTGTGTATAATTGGAAAAGGAAGGTTTCATTGCCTCggtttcttctttctgtttcccttttccttttccttcttttttgtATAACTGGCTCATCGACAGTAACATCGCTGTAACTTAATCTTAAAAAGAGCACACCCTAGATCATCTCTCTTACTTCCTGTTGCGCTCTATCTCCCccgtgcatttttttttcttttttcattcctctTGCTAAACTTTGTGCTTTTGCACTCTGCCGCTCATACTGCGTCTCGTCTTTCTCTGTACCATGTACACTCTTCTCGAGTTGTTAACCGCCACTGAGGTAACGTGTAGCTCAGTGTGTATGTAGGTGTGGGAGGAAGGATGTGAGATGCTTGGGAGGTCAGGCCCGCTCTGTTCTGtgccatcagctgctgctaGGCCTACTGCCAGTGCTCTTCAACAGGGCACAGCCAATGACTGAGTGTTATCCTCTGCTCCACCCCAACAAAGGTCCTTGAGTAGTAGGCTGCCTTGAAAGGTGGGGCTTGCTCTCACTGGCAGAGTAATattgaaagagaaaagggatCTTTACTATACACGTTCTTAACTGAACTTATGTCTTGTCGGTTGTGTTGGTACATGCATGCTATGGCCACATCCTACAGTATAATATGTTTATCATTAATTAAGCTACAAAAAAGCTTcaagctgcttcacaataatCCTGAAAATGGTTGCCCATGGCAAGTCAAAATCTTTGcctgtgtaaatgtaaacttcttgttgtgtttgttttccagatcAATGTCCGTGTTACCACCATGGATGCAGAGCTGGAGTTTGCCATCCAACCGAATACCACAGGAAAACAGCTCTTTGACCAGGTGAGCATGAGTGACACAACcacaaatcatttttatattcagtaatGGATTGTAACAGACCTTTTTTTCGCTGTCTAAAAGGAAGCAGAGATTTagcattttcctctttttttagaAACTTCATTTTAGAGTAGAGAATTACTACTTACCTGAAAACACTAGGGTTGAAGCACTAGGCATGACCCACTCAATGTCAAGCtgtaaaaaggaaatgttttctgttactGATAATCAATCAGTAATAAGCAGTGGATGTCaatgaattttctgttttgGGTTGAAAAGTAATCAGCTGGGTGTCTTGTGAAATACTGGAGGCACACTTTTCAATTGGTAGAGGCTGCCAGCGTTGTTGGTTAGCAACTCATTTATTGTGATGATCACATGCTAAAATGATGCATGTAGGCAGTAGTTTAAGATGTTTTCTGCATAACCATGATGTTGTATCATTATTCACTCCCAATGACCTTTGTGGAATGTCACCACCgtccctcttttcttctatttcctgtctgtctacACTGTCAGCTGTTAAATAAAGGCAAAACTGCCATGAAGTTGAGTTATAAACTGATGCTTGGTGATGATGTAGGAATTCagatttaattttgttttgttctcaggTGGTGAAGACAGTGGGTCTTAGGGAGGTCTGGTTCTTTGGCCTACAGTATGTGGACAGTAAAGGCTATATCACCTGGCTCAAACTCAACAAGAAGGTGAGTCTCACTTCACTTTAATCCCCTCCTTTTGTCATAACCATCAAAACACACGTAGCTGTTCTTTCATTCTTCCATTTTGTTTGTTGGGATCCAGTGccagtgtctgttgtttgtctaGGATTGGCCTAGAAATTCTGCTGTGGTTTGGTGCCTCAGATGTGCTCCTATAACAGGCTTCCTCTCTCACTCGGGCCAACAAACCCTCCAGCATTAACCCCACTattacagtgtgtctgtgtgtttccgAGTATGCATGATAGAAAATTCCcctcaaactgtgtgtgtgtgcgtgtgtgtgcgtgcgtgcgtgtgcgtgcgtgtgcgtgcgtgcgtgtgtgtgtgtgcatgtgagagagagggagtaagaacgagagaaagacagacagagactgcagaaaaatgtgatgaaaaattCCCCTTGCACTGACGTATGAAACCAGTGTGTTTATGGGCTCAGATGTGCGTGTGTTGAAGCACCACAGCCAGTGTGGACCAGTGCCGGACATGCATGCAGttatttaaaaatctgtgatgAGCTAATAGTTATTGGTCTATTTTATTATggattaaatatatatttaatttcaaaatatcCCGGTGTGCCACTCACTGAGATGTAACTATGACACAAAGATTATGATctgctgatggatggatggatggatgggtggatgaaGATgctgttgtctttatttttcaggtGACCCAGCAGGACGTGAAGAAAGAGAACCCTCTGCAGTTTAAGTTCAGAGCCAAATTCTTCCCTGAAGATGTCTCAGAGGAGCTAATCCAGGAGATCACCCAGAGACTCTTCTTCCTCCAGGTATCAAGCCACTCACTAAACCAAGTTTTCATCCAAATGTAGAGCAAATTGTAACAAAGTTTCCAAAAAATCTTGAGGggaaaaatgctaattaatgtgtgtttccatccaacaaatatttatttctccCTGTGTAATTGGTGTAAGCTGGCCACACTTTGTTAAACTATTAACTGAactgataaatatttgaaaagaaaggagagtgttgaataaatgtaataacTCCTTTACTCCTTCCCATTCCTCCAGGTGAAGGAGGCGATCCTGAACGATGAGAACTACTGTCCTCCAGAGACAGCTGTGTTACTGGCATCATACGCTGTCCAGGCCAAGTACGGAGACTACAACAAAGATGTCCACAAGCCCGGCTACCTTACCCATGATAGACTGCTGCCTcagaggtacacacacaaaatatgtcACAACCTACACTGTATGGCTCTGGTGTGACCGgactgctgcctgctgtgggAGGTGCCTCCTCAGCTTTCACACAGCAGATCTCTCCAAACCTGGAATATGTCTCCTTCCCTGTTAGAATCGTCTATGATTTCCTCCAGAGGAAACAATTCTGTGCCGATCGACATTCCTTCAGGTGAAAGtcatttcattgtgtgtgtgtgtgtgtgtgtgtgtgtgtgtgtgttgtgtgtgtgtgtgtgtgtgtgtgtgtttatgtacagaGTCCTGGAGCAACACAAGCTGACCAAGGAGCAGTGGGAGGACAGGATACAGACTTGGCACGAAGAACACAGAGGAATGCTCAGGTGTGTCAAACTTTCCTCATCACATTCTCCACTTGAAACCTcttgagagagacagaaatttTATCTGTGATTGTACTTGTTATGGACTTGTAATATCATGTTAGGATGTGGAAGTACGTCATCGTCTGTGCAGTTACTGTCTGTTGAGGGCTGAAATATTCCCAAAGTTTCTTTGGACCTACCTTAAGTTGGAATGTGTGATTTGATTGTATGATACTGTGgccatttcttttaaaaatcaaattcaCACAGATTAATTTCTCTTTTACAGATATGataatgtttctttaaaaatgtgcaaaaccTTCCAActcttgtgtttcctcttctttAGAGAGGACTCGATGATGGAGTATCTAAAAATCGCCCAGGACCTGGAGATGTACGGCGTCAACTACTTTGAGATCAAAAACAAGAAGGGCACACAGCTGTGGCTGGGCGTGGATGCCCTAGGCCTCAACATCTATGAACACGAAGACAAGtaaggcacagacacacaaatagatTTGCCGGGTTCACTTACAAAATCGGTGATGTGTCAaaacatatatgtgtgtgtatatatgtgtgtgtatatatatatatatatatatatgtatatatatatgtatgtatatatatatgtgtgtgtgtgtgtgtgtatgtatgtgtatatatatatatatatatatacacatacatatatacatatatatatatacacatacatacatatatatatacatatatatatatatatatacacactggaGGACGAGAGTAGATTTGAGGCCAGTGATACATAATGTCGCAATCACAACCGCTGGTACATGTGTGTCAACGCATGTCGTCATAATGATGTCTGTTACAGCTGCTGTTATACAAGATCAAAACCAAAGCCATGTGTGATGTTAGTGTCCATATAACATGAAAAAAGACTTGCGGATCTTGTATAAACTTGTAATCTCTATGATCAGTTCTTAGCCCACAGCAAGAGGCAACTTTTACATGGTTATGTCACAGAGTGAGGGTGGGTGTGTTGCTTTAATTTCAGCATAAAATGAGTAGAAGATCATGAACACAcctttatattttaatttcatacatatatattagcCATCCAGACCAGTTGGCAATTGATTCAAATACCCAATAGACAGATAATTCTGTGCAGGATCTTCTCAGAGCTGATCTTGCAATTATTGTCAACACAGCATGATCCACAAGTTGCTTTTTAAGTGGGAACACTGAGTACTAACAAAACTTGTCTCGTCTCTCTCTTGTGGGTAAACAATGTAATGAGGacactttttcaaaataacaaaacaaatcttcCGAACTATATTGCATTTTCTTGTTATTTGATATTAACATCTCACATAAACAAGCTGTAATATGTTCTGGCTTAGTAAAGGACTCGCAATACATAATCTCCAACAGGGTTAGATATTTTTAGTAATgagggagaggtggagaaaGGAAGACTGTCTGTCCATTGTAGGAGAGTCTTTCCTGGTCAGAGATTTTTTCCGTTTGTGGAAGAAAGGATAGATTTAATCACAACTCCTGTAGcatttcctctcactgtctctctgctttGCCCTTCCTGTCTGTTATCTTGGGTCATCACAACTGCTGTCCTTCCTTGTGTCTCCCTTGTCCAGGTGACAAGGGAGAGACACAAggaatagctttttttttttactcctttctttgtctttctttctatttgaTCAGAGAACACCAACTTTTGTGTCAAATCTTTGCAGGAGGTGATATTTTGAGTTGAATTTGTAAAATCCTGTTTTGTGTCTCGTCATGTGAGTGGGATGTAAGTTCAAATGTTAAAAGTGCACACCATTAACCACAATTTAATATGTTTCCCAGGTTGACACCAAAGATTGGCTTCCCTTGGAGTGAGATTAGAAACATCTCTTTCAATGACAAGAAGTTTGTCATTAAACCAATTGACAAGAAAGCACCTGTGAGTGTCAGATTCATAAGAACTATAGActttctgctttatttataGAGAACATTTCCTTCTTCACATTTAAGGATATATTTTCTACCTTTCCCTTTGTaggactttgtgttttatgcCCCACGTCTGCGCATCAACAAGCGTATCTTGGCATTGTGTATGGGCAACCACGAGTTGTacatgaggaggagaaagcCCGACACCATTGAGGTGCAGCAGATGAAGGCTCAGGCCCGGGAGGAGAAGCACCACAAGCAGATGGAGAGGTACCGCAGAGGAACACTCACAACCacctttacattttaaatatatataattaaaaggCTTCTGCAAAAGAAATTGTATAAGTGTTTCTAAGCAAT harbors:
- the LOC130165174 gene encoding radixin-like isoform X1, producing MPKPINVRVTTMDAELEFAIQPNTTGKQLFDQVVKTVGLREVWFFGLQYVDSKGYITWLKLNKKVTQQDVKKENPLQFKFRAKFFPEDVSEELIQEITQRLFFLQVKEAILNDENYCPPETAVLLASYAVQAKYGDYNKDVHKPGYLTHDRLLPQRVLEQHKLTKEQWEDRIQTWHEEHRGMLREDSMMEYLKIAQDLEMYGVNYFEIKNKKGTQLWLGVDALGLNIYEHEDKLTPKIGFPWSEIRNISFNDKKFVIKPIDKKAPDFVFYAPRLRINKRILALCMGNHELYMRRRKPDTIEVQQMKAQAREEKHHKQMERAQLENEKKKREHAEKEKERIEREKEELMERLRQIEEQTMTAQKELEEQTRRAMELEQERKRAREEAERLERERQMAEEAKSELAKQAEDQQKNQEQLAAELAEFTAKIALLEDAKRKKEDEATEWQHKALSAQEDLEKTKEELKTAMTVVPAPPGGHAESEHDEQDENHAEASAELSNEGVSQLDLRSEEERVTEAQKNERVKQQLQTLSSELAEARDETKKTQNDVLHAENVKAGRDKYKTLRQIRQGNTKQRIDEFESM